The genomic interval CTGTTGCCGAACTTCAAGAGCAGTATGTTCACAATTTAAAGGTAAGTGTTGTTGACAAAGTCAAAAATgttaatactctgatggttttACTTCATATAGTGTAAGAAGTGTTACATCATGCAAGACAGGACGAACCTCAACCTCATGTTGTTGGATAAAATAATAGATATCAGTAGAAATATTTTgcatattaataatgaatgaatgatcagCAAACATCTGCTGCACGATTTCTCCATATTGCTGTTTGTTCCCTGTGTCTCATTGACATTTACCTTTACAGTACACAATGTCAAtaattgaggaaaaaaagttatgacttttattttataaacatgTAAATTAAAGCTTGTTGAACCGGCTGCGGATCCGTATTGTAAAgtcaaattaagaaaataaaattcctgtttttattcattaGGAATAGAAAGCGCCGCTTCGCAAGCGAGACATGACAACTCGAGTTTACCGCTACATGATTTTGTAAGTATGATACCAAATGACATTATTGGTTATTTCTTTAACATAATTCCCAACAGCACCATATAACAACATGAATATATAATGAGCCTTTATTTGCTGCACAGACTGCAGGTGGACCTGAGCTGAACTACGCTGCGTTGCATTTCTCTGGAAAGAAAGCCAcaagaggaaggaagaagagagagttGAACACTGAAGAGAGTGTGTACTCTCAAGTTAAAtgctgaatgtgaatgtgagcCCACAACGAAACTGTGGTTCGTAGTAATAGTATTGATCTCTGACAATTATTGTAAATGTTGTGGGTTCCGTTCAGTTGTGTTACTATTCCTACTACTGAATGTATCCCTAAATGCTTCATgttgaaaatgtcttcagttCTAactgtgtcatactagcttgtcacgaaggaggctaaataacgctccaaagtttggccaaactttggcgaggaaaaactggcatggacattttcaaaggggtcccttgacctctgacctcaagatatttgaatgaaaatgggttctatgggtacccacgagtctcccctttacagacatgcccactctatgataatcacatgcagtttggggcaagtcatagtcaagtcagcacactgacacactgacagctgttgtttcctgttgggctgcagtttgccatgttatgatttgagcatatgttttatgctaaatgcagtacctgtgaggcttctggacaatatttttcattgttttgtgttgttaattgatttccaataataaatatatacatacatttgcattaagcagcatatttgcacactcccatgttgatgaatctccctcttaaggtacattttgaacagataagaaaatgtgcgattaatgtgtgattaatctcgattaactatggacaatcatgtgattaattgtgattaactattttactCGATTGACAGACCTAGTGTGAATGGAGAAGAATGAGGTGAAAGGCTTCACAAAGACCAGGAATAGACCAATGTGACAGGAAGTGCACTTTTGAATGTTTATTCTGTGATAACCAATCGGATGCATTTGTCAATGTGACATACATTTTAGTGGCCACTTCCTTTACTCACTCAAATACCACGCAAGTTTCCGAAGAAGAGACAATTTCAAGATGATCCTGTTCTGGGTTACACTGCTTGTTCTTCATCGAGGATGTAAGTGCAAACAATTCAGTTCAGACTTTGCATGCCAACATGGAGGTTTTTGCATGATACATTTTATTCTGTACATTATATACTAATTGTCATTTATTGTTTCAcatgtttcatttatttcagaTACGCTGGTTCCAGTGACCACAGTTCAACTTGGTGAACCTGCAACCTTCACGTGTGCTCTGCCGAATATTGCGAACACCCGTATAGAGATCCACTGGTACAAGCAGAGTACCAGGGAGACTCTGCAATTAATGGTGACGCTGCGTAAATCTGCAGAACTTGAGAATGCACCAGAGTATGCACCGCAGTTTTCTGAATCAAGATTGGAGGTGAACAATGATAACAATTTTAGCAACCTGACCATTCTGAGGACAATCCAAGAAGATGAGGGACTGTATCACTGTGAAATCACAGATCGGTGGAGCAATCCTGAATGGAGTGGGACATATCTGTCACTAAAAGGTAATCATGTGGTCTACTTTTATAAAGTTTTGCAAATGCTTCAGACACGGCTCTAAAGCCGCACTGTTAatgtttaagaaaaaataacagttttaagtgtcATAAGCTTGTTTTGAAAATTCAAAAAACTTCCAATGTTAATCCAATTAAATATACAGATACAGTTAATCTACTTATTTCCAAATGTTTGTAATTACTCTCTGATTAACTGACTACCAGCTGTGTTGTCTTaattattttagaaaataaCCTTTTAAACCACTTTActatgtaccttaaagggagatttgtcaagatttaataatcttatcaacaagagactgggcaaatatgtttgcattatgcaaatgtatgtatatatttatcattggaaatcgattaacaacacaaaacaatgacaaatattgtccagaaaccctcacaggtactgcatttagcatcaaaaatatgctcaaatcctaacatggcaaactcaagcccaacaggcaacaacagctgtcagtgtaccaatggattcttcaggttttctagcttcatatgatgccagtatcttcacttttgctttaatactgagcccgctacaacctaaaagtcttaagttgtgttaatgcgttaaagaaattagcccTTACTAAAAGTGTTGCTTTTGTCTATATTGTAGCTCCGATCAAAATGATCTAATTTTTCTTTGAGAACACGTGTGCTGGACAAAACAGCTCCACATTTGCTAAATATCTTCACAAACTATTAAAGACATATTGAGACATATCTAACTTCTTCTTAGGCTTTCAAAATGAAGTTTGAAATCTTTTTAACACAGTTTTGTATGATGCAGGAAACACTCGGAGGACATCAAACTGTACGTCCACATGTGGGACGATATTAATTGGAGACGGAACTAAAGTGGAAATCGGTATGATTTTGTGTTCAATACTGGAAGTGACATTCAAAAAATGTTAATAACATCATCATtaataagttttatttttttctttattatttagaGCGAACAGCAAGATATGAATTTATTGCGCTGGTGATAGCAACAGTGTGCTTGGTCATTTCTGTGATTGCAAACATCGTTTTCATCTGTTGCCGAACTTCAAGACCAGTGTGTTCACAATTTAAAGGTGAGTGTTGTTGACCAAGTCAAAAATGTTAATACTCCGATGGCTTTACTTCATAAAGTGTAAGAAGTGTAACGTCATGCAAGACAGGACGAACCTCAACCTCATGTTGTTGGATAAAATAATAGATATCAGTAGAAGTCTGTTATTTgcatattaataatgaatgaatgatcagCAAACATCTGTTACACGATTTCTCCATATTGCTGTTTGTTCCATGTGTCTCATTGACCTTTACCTTTATAGTACACAATGTCAATAAttgaggaaaacattttttttaagaaagacttttattttattaacatgtaAATTAAAGCTTGTTGAACCAGCTGAGGATCTGTATTGAAAAGTCAGATTAAGAACATAATAttcctgttttcattcattAGGAATAGAAAGCGCCGCTTCGCAAGCGAGACATGACAACTCAAGCCTACAGCTACATGATTTTGTAAGTAATGA from Sebastes fasciatus isolate fSebFas1 chromosome 10, fSebFas1.pri, whole genome shotgun sequence carries:
- the LOC141774865 gene encoding uncharacterized protein LOC141774865, which codes for MILFWVTLLVLHRGYTLVPVTTVQLGEPATFTCALPNIANTRIEIHWYKQSTRETLQLMVTLRKSAELENAPEYAPQFSESRLEVNNDNNFSNLTILRTIQEDEGLYHCEITDRWSNPEWSGTYLSLKGNTRRTSNCTSTCGTILIGDGTKVEIERTARYEFIALVIATVCLVISVIANIVFICCRTSRPVCSQFKGIESAASQARHDNSSLQLHDFTEGGPELNYAALHFSGKKATRGRKKRVEH